The following are encoded in a window of Impatiens glandulifera chromosome 5, dImpGla2.1, whole genome shotgun sequence genomic DNA:
- the LOC124937682 gene encoding heat shock 70 kDa protein, mitochondrial, which produces MATAMLLRSFRRRDLSSASISAYKHVAGNGASRVANKWANLARPFSSKPVGDDVIGIDLGTTNSCVSVMEGKNPKVIENAEGSRTTPSVVAFSQKGELLVGTPAKRQAVTNPTNTVFGTKRLIGRKFDDAQTQKEMKMVPYKITRGPNGDAWVEANGQQYSPSQVGAFILTKMKETAESYLGKTVTKAVVTVPAYFNDAQRQATKDAGKIAGLDVQRIINEPTAAALSYGMNNKEGLIAVFDLGGGTFDVSILEISNGVFEVKATNGDTFLGGEDFDNALLEFLVSEFKRTEAIDLTKDKLALQRLREAAEKAKIELSSTAQTEINLPFITADASGAKHLNITLTRSKFESLVNNLIERTKNPCLSCLKDAGISIKEVDEVLLVGGMTRVPKVQEVVAALFGKAPSKGVNPDEAVAMGAALQGGILRGDVKELLLLDVTPLSLGIETLGGVFTRLINRNTTIPTKKSQVFSTAADNQTQVGIKVLQGEREIAADNKMMGEFELVGIPPSPRGMPQIEVTFDIDANGIVTVSAKDKTTGKEQQITIRSSGGLSDDEIEKMVREAEMHAQKDKERKTLIDLRNSADTTIYSIEKSLNEYKDKIPAEVVTEIESSISDLRNAMGNEDVEEIRAKLDVANKAVSKIGEHMTGKSGGGDSSSGGGGAAGGEQAPEAEYEEVKK; this is translated from the exons ATGGCGACCGCCATGTTGCTCAGATCGTTCAGGCGCCGGGATCTTTCCTCCGCTTCTATATCGGCTTATAAACAC GTGGCAGGAAATGGTGCATCACGTGTGGCAAACAAATGGGCTAATTTAGCCAGACCTTTTAG TTCAAAGCCTGTGGGAGATGATGTTATTGGAATTGATTTGGGTACAACCAACTCGTGTGTTTCAGTCATGGAAGGAAAG AATCCAAAAGTAATTGAAAATGCGGAGGGTTCTCGAACCACTCCTTCGGTGGTTGCCTTTTCTCAAAAGGGAGAGCTTCTTGTTGGTACTCCTGCCAAACGACAAGCAGTGACCAACCCTACCAATACTGTCTTTGGAACCAAGCGTCTAATCGGTAGAAAGTTTGATGATGCTCAGACacagaaagaaatgaaaatggTGCCTTACAAGATAACCCGTGGACCTAATGGGGATGCTTGGGTTGAAGCCAATGGGCAACAGTATTCTCCAAGTCAAGTTGGGGCTTTTATACTAACTAAGATGAAAGAAACTGCCGAGTCTTACCTTGGTAAAACAGTTACAAAAGCTGTTGTTACTGTCCCAGCCTATTTCAATGATGCCCAGAGGCAAGCCACAAAGGATGCAGGTAAAATTGCAGGTCTTGATGTGCAGAGAATCATTAATGAGCCTACAGCTGCTGCTCTTTCCTATGGAATGAACAACAAAGAGGGTCTCATTGCTGTATTTGATCTTGGAGGAGGGACTTTCGATGTCTCCATTTTGGAGATATCCAATGGTGTTTTTGAG GTCAAAGCAACAAATGGTGATACATTCTTGGGAGGTGAAGATTTTGACAATGCTCTTTTGGAATTCCTTGTGAGCGAATTTAAAAGGACAGAAGCAATTGATCTGACAAAAGACAAGCTTGCACTACAACGGCTAAGAGAAGCTGCCGAGAAAGCTAAAATTGAGCTATCATCAACTGCTCAAACCGAGATCAATCTACCATTCATAACTGCTGATGCTTCCGGCGCTAAGCATTTAAACATTACATTGACTAGATCAAAGTTCGAGAGCTTGGTGAACAATTTAATTGAAAGGACCAAGAACCCATGCTTAAGCTGTCTGAAGGATGCAGGCATTTCTATCAAGGAAGTTGACGAGGTTTTGCTAGTGGGAGGAATGACCCGTGTTCCTAAAGTGCAAGAAGTGGTGGCTGCTTTGTTTGGAAAGGCTCCCAGCAAAGGAGTTAATCCCGATGAAGCAGTTGCAATGGGGGCTGCCCTTCAAGGAGGTATTCTTAGAGGAGACGTGAAggagcttcttcttcttgacGTTACTCCACTCTCACTTGGTATTGAGACTCTGGGTGGTGTATTCACCAGGCTGATCAATCGCAATACAACCATTCCAACCAAGAAAAGCCAG GTATTTTCTACAGCTGCCGATAACCAAACTCAGGTAGGCATAAAGGTACTACAAGGTGAACGTGAAATAGCAGCCGACAACAAAATGATGGGAGAATTTGAGCTCGTGGGTATTCCACCATCTCCAAGAGGCATGCCTCAAATTGAAGTAACATTCGATATCGATGCAAATGGAATCGTAACAGTCTCTGCCAAAGACAAAACAACCGGAAAAGAACAACAAATCACAATCCGTTCTTCAGGAGGACTATCGGACGACGAGATTGAAAAGATGGTTAGAGAAGCAGAAATGCACGCTCAGAAAGACAAGGAAAGGAAAACACTCATCGATTTGAGAAACAGCGCCGACACAACAATCTATAGTATCGAGAAGAGTTTGAATGAGTACAAGGATAAGATTCCCGCGGAAGTAGTGACTGAGATTGAGTCCTCCATTTCGGATTTGAGGAATGCAATGGGAAATGAAGATGTTGAGGAAATAAGGGCTAAGTTGGATGTTGCTAATAAAGCTGTTTCGAAGATTGGAGAGCATATGACTGGAAAATCTGGTGGTGGTGATTCGTCTAGTGGTGGCGGTGGTGCTGCTGGAGGTGAGCAGGCTCCGGAGGCGGAATATGAAGAGGTGAAGAAGTAA
- the LOC124938822 gene encoding mitochondrial import inner membrane translocase subunit TIM14-1-like, which translates to MATPIMAGFAVAAAAYAGRLSIQAWQAFKTRPPKLRKFYEGGFQSTMTKREAALILGVRESVALDKVKEAHRRVMVANHPDAGGSHYLASKINEAKDMLLGKTKNGGSAF; encoded by the exons ATG GCAACACCAATAATGGCAGGGTTTGCTGTAGCTGCGGCTGCATATGCTGGTAGACTTAGTATACAGGCATGGCAAGCATTCAAAACAAGACCACCGAAGTTAAGGAAGTTTTATGAAGGTGGGTTTCAATCAACTATGACCAAAAGAGAAGCAGCTCTTATACTTGGGGTCAG GGAAAGTGTGGCACTTGATAAGGTAAAGGAAGCACATAGAAGAGTGATGGTGGCTAATCATCCTGATGCAGGCGGTAGCCATTATCTTGCATCTAAAATCAATGAAGCTAAAGATATGTTGCTTGGGAAGACTAAAAACGGTGGATCAGCCTTCTGA